In Rhodothermus profundi, the following are encoded in one genomic region:
- a CDS encoding PAS domain-containing sensor histidine kinase, with the protein MEQAVVWPSLLQHLPVAAALMDEALCYRAVNPQWCQTFALAAEEVVGRPHLMLFEDAGGYWPQAIRRVLQGEVVEGEEMSLRRRGGPTFWVRWWARACPMDEKRGVILVFEDQTEMHRTREALEASRRLLTRILSCSLEGIMVLRPVYHPDGDVIDFVWLLANPRAHALLQQSDLDGRRLRETLPEEILPGFFEACVRVVQRGEPFQQTFRLAQTRQPIWLEMTATRLDEGVAVIFRDVTKARAAEEKLRERERLFRLLAENMTDLVALHDAAGRFVYVSPSATRIVGYAPEELIGQQPEQFWHPEDRGRFRSLVAQLAEDDQPAVLVYRFRHKQGGYRWLETHVRVIRNAAGQPEQLQSSSRDVTDRVQTEETLQQRNRELQEFAYIASHDLQEPLRKVRAFAELLKEEYASLLDDEGRYYVDRMQDAATRMSQLIEDLLTWSRITTRARPFERVDLHAVLQQVLADLEVRIAETGAQVHVEGHWPVVEADPTQMRQLLQNLIGNALKFHHPNRPPEVWLRSRLEDAPSGTLCVIEVQDNGIGFDEKYLDRIFSPFQRLHGRGRYAGTGMGLAICRRIVERHHGQLTARSRPDEGATFTVVLPLTQS; encoded by the coding sequence ATGGAGCAAGCCGTTGTTTGGCCGTCGTTGTTGCAACATTTGCCGGTAGCGGCTGCGCTCATGGATGAAGCGCTCTGCTACCGAGCGGTCAATCCCCAATGGTGCCAGACGTTTGCGTTGGCGGCCGAGGAGGTAGTGGGAAGGCCCCACCTGATGCTTTTTGAAGATGCCGGAGGATACTGGCCGCAGGCTATCCGGCGGGTGCTGCAGGGAGAAGTCGTGGAGGGCGAGGAGATGAGCCTGCGGCGTCGGGGCGGCCCCACCTTCTGGGTGCGCTGGTGGGCACGGGCCTGTCCGATGGACGAAAAACGTGGCGTGATCCTGGTGTTTGAGGATCAGACAGAGATGCATCGGACCCGTGAAGCCCTGGAAGCTTCCCGACGACTGCTAACCCGTATTCTTTCCTGTTCGCTCGAAGGCATTATGGTACTGCGTCCGGTGTATCATCCGGACGGTGACGTGATTGATTTCGTCTGGTTGCTGGCCAACCCCCGAGCCCATGCCCTGCTGCAGCAATCTGATTTAGATGGTCGTCGGCTCCGCGAAACGCTGCCGGAGGAGATCTTACCCGGCTTTTTCGAGGCCTGCGTGCGCGTTGTGCAGCGCGGCGAGCCTTTTCAGCAAACGTTTCGTCTGGCGCAAACCAGACAGCCGATATGGCTGGAAATGACGGCCACCCGCCTCGACGAAGGGGTGGCCGTCATCTTTCGGGATGTCACGAAAGCCCGGGCAGCAGAAGAAAAACTCCGGGAGCGAGAACGCCTTTTCCGGTTGCTGGCCGAGAACATGACCGATCTGGTGGCCCTGCATGACGCCGCCGGGCGTTTCGTGTACGTCAGCCCTTCGGCTACCCGGATCGTTGGTTATGCACCAGAAGAGCTGATCGGCCAACAGCCAGAACAATTCTGGCATCCGGAAGACCGGGGACGGTTCCGGTCGCTTGTAGCCCAACTGGCTGAGGATGATCAGCCCGCTGTTCTGGTTTATCGCTTCCGACACAAACAGGGAGGGTACCGCTGGCTCGAAACGCACGTGCGTGTCATTCGAAACGCCGCAGGCCAGCCAGAGCAACTCCAGAGCAGCTCACGGGACGTAACCGACCGAGTGCAAACAGAAGAAACGCTCCAGCAGCGAAACCGCGAGTTGCAGGAGTTTGCCTACATTGCATCGCATGATCTGCAGGAACCCCTCCGAAAGGTGCGGGCCTTTGCTGAGCTGCTCAAGGAAGAGTACGCATCGTTGCTGGATGACGAAGGACGTTACTATGTGGATCGCATGCAGGACGCCGCAACGCGCATGTCCCAGCTTATCGAAGATCTGCTGACCTGGTCGCGCATTACCACACGAGCAAGGCCTTTTGAACGCGTCGATCTGCATGCGGTGCTGCAACAGGTGCTGGCAGACCTGGAAGTGCGCATCGCCGAGACCGGAGCGCAGGTGCACGTCGAAGGGCATTGGCCTGTTGTCGAAGCCGATCCGACGCAAATGCGCCAGTTACTTCAAAACCTGATCGGAAACGCCTTGAAGTTTCATCATCCCAATCGCCCCCCCGAAGTCTGGCTGCGGTCGCGCCTGGAGGACGCTCCGTCGGGAACGCTGTGCGTCATCGAAGTGCAGGATAACGGGATTGGGTTTGATGAGAAGTATCTGGACCGTATCTTCTCTCCGTTCCAGCGACTACACGGGCGAGGGCGCTATGCCGGTACAGGAATGGGCCTGGCCATCTGCCGGCGTATTGTCGAGCGGCATCATGGACAACTGACCGCTCGCAGCCGACCCGATGAAGGGGCAACCTTTACCGTAGTGCTTCCCCTGACGCAGTCCTGA
- a CDS encoding response regulator → MSNAEPIIILLADDDPDDRLLTIRALKRSRLRNEIYTVEDGEELMDYLYRRGPYADPSRSPRPGLILLDLNMPRKDGREALQEIKSDPALRRIPIVVLTTSDAEADILRSYDLGVNAFITKPVTFDGLVRALQVLGDFWFEIVRLPPPVDQA, encoded by the coding sequence ATGAGCAACGCAGAGCCCATTATCATTCTGCTGGCCGATGATGATCCTGATGATCGCCTGTTGACGATCCGGGCGCTCAAGCGGAGCCGTCTGCGTAATGAAATCTATACCGTTGAGGATGGAGAAGAGTTGATGGATTATCTCTATCGCCGCGGGCCCTATGCCGATCCAAGCCGCTCTCCTCGTCCAGGACTGATTCTACTGGACTTAAACATGCCGCGTAAGGATGGACGAGAGGCGCTGCAAGAAATCAAGTCAGATCCAGCTCTTCGGCGCATTCCTATTGTCGTGCTGACAACTTCCGACGCAGAAGCCGACATTTTGCGTAGCTACGATCTGGGCGTTAATGCTTTTATTACGAAACCGGTTACCTTTGATGGACTGGTGCGCGCGTTGCAGGTGCTGGGCGACTTCTGGTTTGAAATTGTGCGGCTTCCTCCCCCTGTGGATCAGGCCTGA
- the sucB gene encoding 2-oxoglutarate dehydrogenase, E2 component, dihydrolipoamide succinyltransferase: MARVEVVMPKMGESITEGTVVAWLKQPGERVEADEPLLEIGTDKVDTEVPSPASGVLQEILVPEGETVAVGTVLAVIETEAEAAPEAAPTTPAPEAAAAEAPEAPPAQTTPSPEAGEGEIVEVVMPKMGESITEGTVVAWLKQPGERVEADEPLLEIGTDKVDTEVPSPASGVLQEILVPEGETVAVGTVLARIATGAPAATTPREAPTAPTRAPQPTPEPAAPPQPTPSGDGAPATARAPIPRRGPDGRFYSPLVRSIAEKEGLTLEELASIPGSGRGGRVTKRDVLQYLEQRRQRVQQPAARPAEPRPAAPPRPPAPERPAAPPPTPQVAAGTYEGRVEIIEMDRMRQLIAEHMVRSKHTSPHVTSFAEVDVTNLVRVRERNKERFEQREGVRLTYLPFFVQAVVEALKEHPWLNASVEGTRIIVKKDYHIGLAVALGRTGLVVPVIRNAGQKNLVGLAHAIADLVHRARNKQLQPDELQGGTFTITNVGSLGSLMGTPIINQPQVAILATGAIKKRPVVIEHPELGDVIAIRHMMYLSLSYDHRIIDGAMAASFLRKVTEVLESIDPAMEL; the protein is encoded by the coding sequence ATGGCACGGGTTGAAGTGGTTATGCCCAAGATGGGCGAGAGCATTACAGAGGGGACGGTAGTGGCGTGGTTGAAGCAGCCGGGGGAGCGGGTGGAGGCGGACGAGCCGTTGCTGGAGATTGGGACGGACAAGGTTGACACGGAGGTTCCTTCGCCGGCTTCGGGGGTGTTGCAGGAGATTCTGGTTCCGGAAGGCGAAACCGTCGCGGTCGGTACCGTCCTGGCCGTTATCGAAACGGAAGCAGAAGCAGCCCCCGAGGCCGCACCGACGACGCCGGCTCCAGAAGCTGCGGCAGCGGAAGCACCTGAGGCGCCGCCCGCCCAGACAACACCCTCTCCCGAAGCTGGGGAGGGCGAGATCGTAGAGGTTGTGATGCCCAAGATGGGCGAGAGCATTACAGAGGGGACGGTAGTGGCGTGGTTGAAGCAGCCGGGGGAGCGGGTGGAGGCGGACGAGCCGTTGCTGGAGATTGGGACGGACAAGGTTGACACGGAGGTTCCTTCGCCGGCTTCGGGGGTGTTGCAGGAGATTCTGGTTCCGGAAGGCGAAACCGTCGCGGTCGGTACCGTCCTGGCCCGTATTGCAACGGGCGCGCCAGCTGCTACCACACCTCGCGAGGCACCGACTGCCCCAACCAGAGCGCCTCAACCGACGCCTGAACCGGCCGCGCCACCGCAGCCAACGCCTTCCGGTGATGGCGCTCCGGCTACGGCCCGGGCACCTATCCCTCGTCGCGGACCAGACGGGCGCTTTTACTCGCCGCTGGTGCGCTCTATTGCCGAAAAGGAAGGCTTGACGCTGGAAGAACTGGCCTCTATTCCCGGTAGCGGTCGAGGCGGACGCGTGACGAAGCGAGATGTGCTCCAGTATCTGGAGCAACGCCGCCAGCGGGTGCAGCAACCGGCTGCGCGACCTGCCGAGCCGCGTCCGGCTGCGCCGCCTCGTCCTCCTGCTCCAGAACGCCCGGCTGCACCGCCTCCGACGCCGCAGGTGGCCGCTGGCACCTACGAGGGCCGCGTCGAGATTATCGAAATGGATCGGATGCGGCAGCTCATCGCCGAGCACATGGTGCGCTCGAAGCACACCTCGCCCCATGTAACCTCCTTCGCTGAAGTCGATGTAACCAACCTGGTGCGGGTGCGCGAGCGCAACAAAGAGCGTTTTGAGCAGCGGGAGGGCGTGCGGCTGACCTACCTGCCGTTCTTTGTGCAGGCGGTTGTGGAAGCATTAAAAGAGCATCCCTGGCTGAACGCTTCGGTAGAAGGCACGCGCATTATCGTCAAAAAAGACTATCACATTGGGCTTGCCGTGGCGCTGGGCAGGACAGGCCTGGTGGTGCCGGTTATTCGAAATGCAGGACAGAAAAATCTGGTGGGGCTGGCGCACGCCATTGCCGACCTGGTGCATCGCGCCCGCAACAAACAACTACAACCTGACGAGCTGCAGGGAGGCACCTTTACCATCACCAATGTGGGGTCGCTGGGTTCGTTGATGGGCACGCCCATCATCAATCAGCCGCAGGTAGCGATTCTGGCAACCGGGGCCATTAAAAAGCGACCGGTCGTCATTGAGCATCCGGAGCTGGGCGATGTGATTGCGATTCGGCATATGATGTATCTCTCGCTGTCGTACGACCACCGGATCATCGACGGTGCCATGGCAGCCTCCTTCCTGCGGAAGGTAACGGAAGTGCTCGAATCCATTGATCCTGCCATGGAGTTGTAG
- a CDS encoding sodium-translocating pyrophosphatase, whose amino-acid sequence MEMLVTYLVPLAGLLALLYAFVRTRWISRQDPGTPEMQQIAAAIAEGARAFLRREYRVLSIFVIVVAILLAIFNARQPGSSWLIALSFVVGAVCSATAGFIGMTVATRANVRTTNAARTGLGPALNVAFSGGLVMGLSVVGLGLLGLSLLFLFYSEVLAWDYLKVINVISGFSLGASSIALFARVGGGIYTKAADVGADLAGKVYEGIPEDDPRNPATIADNVGDNVGDVAGMGADLFESYVGSIIGTIVLGASFVPVFQQMSGVHPLAGVLLPMILAGAGIVVSIIGAFFVKVKEGGNPQKALNQGEFGAAFVMAVLAYFIIQWMLPEAWTAESPLIPFTNYTATGVYWAVLIGLAAGVLIGLITEYYTSTHTKPTLLIARQSVTGAATNIIAGLSVGMLSTGLPALVLALGIIGAYAAAGLYGIAIAALGMLSVTGIQLAVDAYGPISDNAGGIAEMAHLPPEVRERTDKLDAVGNTTAAIGKGFAIGSAALTALALFAAYMQQAHVPTIDVSQPNILAGVLLGAVLPFVFSALAMSAVGRAASDMIKEVGRQFREIPGLREGKARAEYARCVDISTKAAIREMVLPGLLAVSAPVIVGLIDKNMLGGLLAGVTVSGVLLAIFQANAGGAWDNAKKRIEAGLEIDGVHYGKGSDAHKAAVVGDTVGDPLKDTSGPSLNILIKLIAVVALVIAPLLA is encoded by the coding sequence ATGGAGATGCTGGTTACCTATCTCGTGCCGCTGGCCGGATTGCTGGCCCTGCTCTATGCGTTTGTGCGCACGCGCTGGATCAGCCGCCAGGACCCCGGCACGCCAGAAATGCAACAGATTGCGGCGGCTATTGCCGAAGGCGCACGGGCGTTCCTTCGGCGGGAATACCGGGTGTTAAGCATTTTCGTGATCGTGGTGGCCATTCTACTGGCCATTTTTAATGCCCGGCAACCCGGTTCCTCCTGGCTGATTGCCCTTTCGTTTGTGGTCGGCGCGGTTTGTTCGGCCACGGCCGGCTTTATTGGCATGACGGTTGCTACCCGGGCCAATGTGCGCACGACGAACGCTGCCCGGACGGGACTGGGACCGGCGCTTAACGTAGCCTTCTCGGGAGGGCTTGTCATGGGACTGAGCGTTGTGGGGCTGGGATTGCTGGGGCTCAGCTTGCTCTTTCTGTTCTATTCAGAGGTGCTGGCCTGGGATTATCTCAAGGTTATCAACGTTATTTCAGGCTTTTCGCTGGGCGCTTCTTCGATTGCCCTGTTTGCACGCGTGGGCGGCGGCATCTATACAAAAGCAGCCGATGTAGGAGCTGACCTGGCCGGCAAAGTCTATGAAGGCATTCCCGAAGACGACCCGCGCAACCCCGCTACGATTGCAGACAATGTGGGCGACAACGTCGGCGACGTGGCCGGAATGGGCGCCGACCTGTTCGAAAGCTACGTGGGGTCGATCATCGGGACCATTGTGCTGGGCGCTTCGTTTGTGCCCGTCTTCCAACAGATGTCCGGTGTGCACCCGCTGGCAGGCGTACTGCTGCCCATGATTCTGGCAGGAGCGGGCATTGTTGTTTCGATTATTGGGGCCTTTTTCGTAAAGGTTAAAGAGGGCGGCAACCCCCAGAAGGCGCTGAATCAGGGTGAGTTCGGCGCCGCTTTTGTAATGGCTGTACTGGCCTACTTCATCATTCAGTGGATGCTGCCTGAGGCCTGGACGGCCGAAAGCCCGCTTATTCCGTTTACGAACTACACCGCCACCGGCGTTTACTGGGCCGTGCTGATCGGGTTGGCGGCTGGCGTGCTGATCGGGCTCATTACCGAGTATTACACGTCTACGCATACCAAACCCACGCTCCTTATCGCCCGGCAGAGCGTCACGGGTGCCGCAACGAACATCATTGCCGGCCTGAGCGTGGGCATGCTCTCGACCGGATTGCCCGCTCTGGTGTTGGCCCTGGGCATCATTGGTGCCTATGCGGCAGCCGGACTCTACGGCATTGCCATTGCGGCGCTGGGAATGCTTTCGGTCACAGGCATTCAGCTTGCCGTTGATGCCTATGGACCGATTTCAGATAATGCAGGCGGCATCGCTGAAATGGCCCACCTGCCTCCTGAGGTGCGTGAGCGGACCGACAAGCTGGATGCTGTGGGCAATACGACGGCTGCCATCGGAAAAGGATTCGCTATTGGTTCGGCCGCGTTGACAGCCCTGGCGCTGTTTGCAGCGTACATGCAACAGGCCCATGTGCCTACCATTGACGTATCGCAGCCCAATATTCTGGCAGGTGTGCTGCTGGGAGCCGTTTTGCCCTTTGTGTTCAGTGCGCTGGCTATGAGCGCTGTAGGCCGCGCAGCCTCCGACATGATCAAAGAAGTGGGACGCCAATTCCGGGAAATTCCAGGACTCCGGGAAGGTAAAGCCCGCGCCGAGTATGCGCGCTGCGTGGACATTTCAACGAAAGCCGCTATTCGGGAGATGGTATTGCCCGGACTACTGGCCGTGTCGGCGCCCGTGATCGTGGGACTTATCGACAAGAACATGCTGGGCGGCCTGCTGGCTGGTGTGACGGTGTCGGGTGTGCTGCTGGCCATCTTCCAGGCCAACGCTGGCGGCGCCTGGGACAATGCGAAAAAGCGGATTGAAGCAGGCCTGGAAATTGACGGCGTGCACTACGGTAAAGGCAGTGACGCCCACAAAGCGGCGGTCGTAGGCGATACGGTCGGCGATCCGCTGAAGGATACCTCCGGCCCCAGCCTGAACATCCTGATCAAGTTGATTGCCGTAGTTGCGCTGGTTATTGCACCGCTGCTGGCTTGA